The following nucleotide sequence is from Coffea eugenioides isolate CCC68of chromosome 3, Ceug_1.0, whole genome shotgun sequence.
ATGGCGAGTATTGTTATCTACTTCTGCATATCATGGCAACGCTGACATGGCTTGGAGGATGGGTCAGAAGTTGTTGGAGATGGATCCCAACGATGACTCAGCTTATGTTATATCGGCAAATGCTTTTGCAGGTGTAGAGAGGTGGGATGAGGTTAAGGATGTGAGGAAGATAATGAAAGAGATGGATGTGAGAAAGGAAGGTGGGAGGAGCTGGATCGAAGTGAAAGGTGAGCTTCACGAGTTTTTAGCTGCAGATAAGAGACATGAAAGGATGGATGCAATCTATGCTAAGTTAGCCGAGTTAATGCAACAAATTGAGAAATTAGGATATAAACCAGTTTTAGATGAGGTGTTGCATGATGTTGACAGGAAGGAGAAGAAGGAAGTACTTATGGCTCATAGCGAGAAGTTGGCTCTGGCTTTTGGGGTTTTGTGTGAGGCAGCACCTCCAGGGAAGGCATTTAGAATTGTTAAGAATTTGAGGATTTGTAGGGACTGTCATGAGGCTTTTAAGTATTTCAGCATAGTGGTAGAGAGGGAGATTATTGTCAGGGATGTTAACAGATACCATATGTTCTCTAATGGTAGTTGTAACTGTGGAGATTTCTGGTgatttatttacaaaaaaaaaaaataaaaaatcataacCATGCTCTTCAGCCAGAGAAGAACACCTAGAAGAATTTTTTTCACTTGCTTCTGCAGTGGTTGCATGGTGCAGTCATTGAAAGGGAATAAATCCCTGACAGAATTGCAAGGGAAACTTTTGGCCTATATAATTATCTCAGTGACCTTGTGGTTGATGGTGCAGTCATTGCAAGGGAATAAAGCCCTGACAGAATTGCAAGGGAAACTCTTGGCCTATATAATTGTCTCCGTGACCTTGTGGTTGATGAATGAATATGTTTCACTCCTGGGCTTTCAAGCAAGTATATAATTGAGCTTGAAGATGGGGTCAGCATTGAAGCATCATTTAGTGACATCGACTTTCTTTCAAACAATCCAGGATGGCTCCTGGTAATTGAAGACAGCGCAGGCATTCAGTTAAAGGCACATATAAAGACATGATTGTAGAATcaaacttattattattatttgacgAATGAATGTGCTTCCATTCCAGGGGCTTTGAAGATGAGATCAGCATTGGATTAACTTCTTTCAATGAATCccatttttgaattttttttttttttttttacttcttgtTTCCTTGACATAGATTTCATGTAAACAAATCTCCAAGTTTATTTATTAATTCATTATTTGCTTTTACTGGGGTTAAATAtgagttttccttttttgtcaAGACCTCCTCCCTGCTCCCTCTGTGTCTTGACTTTAGAACCTTCCAATAAGATGGTAGTCAAAGCCCCATGCCACTGATTTAGCCCATAAGAAATCAGCATACTTCGGTATATGCTCTGTAGTTGTAGTTTCAACTCAGGATGCACTTCAGCAAAAATCATGACTCTTGAAGATACGTTTGATCCATATTCAGGTCAACCTATTCTCAAACATGTGCAATGCATCTACTGCAAATCGCTATCAAACTTGTCTCATCCTATTGCCACAATGCCACGACACTAGCAGGGGAATTTCGGAACTAATTTTACACCTTCAATGCACTCAGTGAACAGAGCCGTAGCTCCTTCAAAATATACTCAGTGAACAAAGCAATAGCCCATAATAATCCATATAGAGCTTAATTCCTAGCATAAAAGAAATCTTAATAAGGATCCACATTCCTCAACCAACGCACCAAAGTTGCGTCTTTAAAACTTTCTAAGCTTACTCCATCTCCTTTATGCCTCAATTGTCAAAGAAATAAGCCATTCAGGAAAATCAACAGAAGTTAACCTGAAGACAGGAGGACTGATCCTTTGTATGCAGATATGTAACTGAACTCAGCAAGCCAAAAAGACCCAATCTTTGATTACTTCTCAACACCATATCCCATCAACAGGAATTCAACCAACTGAACTTCACCAGCCAAAAAGATTCAATCTTTGGTTACTGCTGTATTTCCACACTACATCACATCGTCATTCATCAATCATATCCcacataaaaaaaagaagagaatgaCACAGACACAAAAATATCAACCATTTGGTTACCAAAATACTAATAGCAAGCTAATTATCATCAATCTGAACAGAAAGTCGAGTCTTCTCCACCGAAAATCTACTATACTACTTTTAAACCTTAAAATTCACAACGCTTTTCTCTTGCCACCCTAAAACTTACAAAAAGAAACATAAAACCCAGAATTTTCACTAACTAACAAGTTAAATTCCACGACCACAACAACCAGAGAGTCGAGAAAATAGAATCATCACATGGGCGGGCCATGGACTTGTTGAGGAGGAGGGGCAGGCCCAAGGAGCGCTTGATTCTGAAGCTCGAAATTTTCAAGCTGCTGCTCACGATCCATTGTTATGAGGAGGGGAACCACAAAGATCAAAAGAGTCGTGGCTAAATACCACGTTGCTTTGCCTGTGCTGTTCAGAAGCTTCTTTCCAACGTAGGCCGCGTCGCAGGCTGCCCGTTTGCCTTTATCAACGATTGAAGAAGACTCGGATGATGCTCTTGCGGAGATCACCGCCCGGCGGTCGGACCTGGATCTGTTCGCCGGAGCCCGTTTTCCGCCGAAAGACGCCATTGGAATTGTGTGATTGAAGGACAAAAGGGAAGCTTTTCTCGTGCACTTCTATAGAAGTTGGAAGTCTTAAACCCTTTCGGTTTTCGTTAGGAATAAGCTTGGAGGGTTTATCGCGATCTTTCTTGTTGAACAAACGACGCCGTGTGATATCGGACGGCGGTGCATTAATGGGTCAGTAAACTGGGCTTTTAGTTCTGAAAGCTCAGCTCGATTTTGGGCTGCAATCtggaaaccaaaaattttcaaaccaaTTGATTCCGACTTGTAAGTAAAACAAAGCGCTTCATCTTACGGTCCCTTTTGGTACGGTATCTATGAGCATCAACTCTTAACTTAGATGCATAAAAAGAGAAATtagtattttttaaataattttaaaagtttaaattattgaatgatAACCAATGTTTTAAGTGGGTATTacatgaatattttttttacaaacaagtggtgaattatttGACTACTCTATTGAAGGGGAAAAAAGTTAACTGCCAGTAGCAATATAATTATTGTAGgctttcccaaaaaaaaaaaaaagggaaaatgcatTATTGTCTTTTTTTACAAAACCAAAAATCAGATAACCCAAATTAATGCCAAAAGTACTGGTTTATTTCGGTTTTTGTAAGTCAAAACCGCAATTGGGATCGTGTAGCTTAaggttttattttttgaggTGTGTACCTCAAGTcttaaaacagtataaattgttttaaaatGGTTTGATCAAATTTTTCTGTTCAAACCAATCTTTGAAGACCGCTAGATATTAGCAATATTCTCCAAAGCCCAGTTGGCACACAATTAGATATGTTGTCTTCAAATTTCAACCTGGAGGCATAAATGTTAGCTCTCTTCTTAGCTGGCATTAAAGCTATTCAAGTATTTGAtgtagtttttctttcttgttattGGTCAAACAAGTAAATTTGATTTAGTTGAGGTGACCTAAATTACTatatgttgatttttttttttttttttgtcatttatcACTTATTACTTTACTTCTACCATTACTCCAACTAAATTTAGAAAGAGATCCAACTGAATCTATAGAAAAGCCGATGGAAAATGAACCACCATCTGACCGACCAGAACGGGTCTACAGGGGAGCCGATGAATTACTACATGTTGATGGAAAGCTAGGATTCTACGTAGTGAAAAGCTTACAGGTTAAGTAATGTACATGCACTTTTGGTTCTTTAGGTAGTTAGTACTGCTCTTTTGAGTTTCACAAGCACGAGAGGTTCCAATTTTACCTGATGGAGAATACTCAATCAATTTACAGAGTTGTGTTGGGTTGTAACATTGCATTTGATCAAAGAGAGAGGTGTTTGTTGCTCAGTTGGGTCTGGGGATGCCAGTATCGTTTTTAAAAGATAATCCGAGGCCCGCCGGCGTACTGAAATTCAGTCAAGATGGTGCGGGGCGACGAGTGGGTGCCAACCCCAACTATTGTGCATTTGTGCCATTGACCTTGTAACATAATTCCAATTtaaaacaatatatatatatataattttaatagtgaaaatacatatatattcttaatatttttattatttattaaggaaaataaataatttatttattttttaaagataaaatatttttcattttttaaactcGAGCAGTCTCGTATTCGAGTTTGACTAGTTCGAATTTGAGGTCGAGTTTTATATTGAAAGCTTATCGAGTTTGAGTTTGAGTTCGAGTTCGATTTTGATAAAATTCACTTGAGATTCAGGTTCACTAAGGCTAATACTTGATTTCGACTCATTTGCATCCTTAACTGCTCACTTTAAAGTGGAAGGCCACATTTCAACGATATAATTGTATATTGAGAAACAAGAACATGGCCAGCAGATCCTGTACAAAACTAAACAGGCCATTGCGCTGGAAATTGCAGAATCATTAGACAATAGTCAGTGGCAAGTTTTCACACTATAAGTTTTTGACCCACAACATTTCCCAGCAACTTCAGTGTCAACAAAATTTTGCAGAGTTAGGTCCCTCATTATAGCTTCAGTTGGGACTGAGGACGCCAATATCATTGTTCATAGATAATGTGAGGTTGGGCGGTATACTGGTATTCAGTCAAGATGGTGTGGGGCGAAGAGTGGGTGGGTATGATATCCCCAGTATCGTGCGCTTGACATTGTTGCCATATAATTCCAATTTAAGACCAAAAGATGAAGAAGTCTAGTTTATTGAGTTATCCATGCCCCCAGCATTCCAGGCAAGTTGGTTTAATATATACTCACTATAATGTCAATGGCCATATTTCAATGATATGATTGTTTATTGAGACAAAAAAATAGCAAAGAACACGGCCTGCAGGTCCCGTACACAACTAAACAGGTTATTGCACTGGAAATTGCAGAATCATTAGTTAATAGTTAGTGGCAAGTTTTCACGCTACTAGTTTTTGAACCGGAACATTTCTCGGCAGCTTCAATGTCAACAAAATCAGGCCTCAGGCTTACTGGTATTATATGCTGGAAATGTGTCACTAGCCCATCATCTATCAGCTGATTaattatcaagaacttcaaagCTATTAGCTTGCTTTGCTCTCCGAAATTtcagaagggaaaaaaaatggcTGGAGCTATTGTCTCGCTTGTTCTGCAAACGCTTGGAAATATGTTGAAAGATGAAGCAAGATTCTTGTCGGGAGTGACGGATCAAGTTGAAGAAGTCCGGAGAGAGCTAAAGCGAATGCTCTGCTTCCTAAAAGATGCAGATGCCAGAAACTGCAAAGATGAAACAATTCGCAATTGGCTGAGGGAAATCAGGAGTCTTGCTTATAGGATTGAAGATCTCGTCGAGACGTTTGCTATTGAAGTTGCGTCCAGGAGATCATCAGGACATAGAGGTGTCaagaaagttcttaaaagagtTTCCGGCACATTTGCTGAGATTAGATCTCTTCATAACATAGGAGTGGAGATTACCAAAGTCAAAAGTGATCTAAGTAGCCTCACTGCAAGTCTCCAAATGTATGATGTGAGAGCTATTGGTGAAGCAGAAAGCTCAAGTGCAGCGAATGATGATCGAAAGTTCCAACAATGGATACGGCAAACTTATGCCCATGAGGTTGAGGATTACTTCGTTGGAATGGAGGATGATATAGCTAATTTGGTGTCACTAGTAATTGATGATGACAAACGCCATCGTGTCATTTCTATATGGGGAATGGGCGGTCTTGGCAAGACAACTCTGGCTAGGAAAGTTTACAAACACATTGCCGTTCAACGGAGTTTCGAACGTTTTGCTTGGACTTGTGTAACGCAAGAAGGTCAAATGAAAGCCATTTTACAGGATCTGTTGATGCAGCTTCATCCCCAAAAGCAGGAGGATGTCAAGTTCATGGGACACAGGCAGTTGGTCCAACAACTTCATCAAGTGCAGATAGAGAAAAAATGTTTGGTTGTTCTTGATGACATCTGGAAAGTGGATGATTGGAAAAGCTTGCTTGCGGCATTTCCTGTTGTTGAACGGGACATCAAAGTTTTGCTCACAACTCGTAACAGGAATGTTGCAAAAAAAGGATGTCTCTATGAGCTTAAATGCTTGAATGAAATGGAAGGCTGGGAGTTGCTACAAAAGATCGCTTTTGCAAGAAAGCGAGCAGGTCAGCATTCATGTCTTAGTAAGGTGTATGAATATTAATATTAcatggattaatttttcttgGGGTTGATGGTTAACATAAAACTTGGATCTATGTGTGACGAAAGTAGCAAGATTTAAGGGATATGGCAATTGAGAAGACAATTCATACAATTTTGTAATGCTAAGTACATAAAATGCTATGAGATCAGCTAAGAATAACATGTATACTCTAATTAATTCTATGACATCTTCTCAGGGATATCAGCATAATAGATGGAAAACGTATGATCTATCATGAGGGAAAGGGTAAATCAAACCAAAAATATTAGATCATCACATGGGGAGTACTAAACTTGCAATAACTGATTATGTGTCACATTTGCCTTTCAGATTTGAAGATTGAAAGAAATCTACAGGATGTTGGGATTGAAATGGTATCCAAGTGTGGAGGCCTACCATTGGCTATTACTGTACTAGGAGGAATTCTCAAAGACAAAAATTCCTTCAGAGAATGGCAAATGGTGAATAGATACATTGGTTCATATCTAAGCAAGGTGGAAGACGACGAAGAGAGAGATGGAGGATCGATTGCCCGAGTCTTGTCCTTAAGTTACAATGAGCTGCCACATCATTTAAAGCTATGTTTCCTCTATTTGGGCAATTTTAAGGAGGATGAGGACATAAGACCACAACATCTGTATTTACTATGGATGGCAGAAGGCATGGTTTTGAAAGAACACCAAAGAAGCGGAGAAACTCTGATGGAAGTTGCACAAAGATACTTGAGCGAATTAGGCCGCAGATCAATGGTTCAATTGAAACTGCACGAGTCCTCGATGTCCAGGAAGTTTGTCTCTTGTCGCCTTCATGACATGATGAGAGACTTGTGTTTGCAGAAAGGCAGAGAAGAAGAATTTGTCAGGGTTGTAGATTTTCAAGGTGTGCAACCACAACCGTTGCTGCATTCATATTCTCTCACAAATAATGCTCACAGATTAGTCATCCATGCTCAAAATGAGGAAGATGGTGCTGCTACGGTAAGCAGTGCGCTAGAGGATTGTCAACAATTGCGCTCGCTGTTTTGCCTGAAAGCAGTTGCTGGATTTTGGGAACCGCAAATGCTCTGGCCACAGGGTGTAgtcctaaaaaatttcaaatctctTAGAGTTCTAAAATTTGAAGGATTTGATTTTGATGGGAAAAAGCTGCCCATACAATTACCAAATTTGGTCCATCTGAGGCTTTTAAGTTTGAAATTCTGCAAATTGGATGAATTGCCATCAGCAGTAGCTGACTTGCCCTTGTTGCAGACCTTGGATCTTGAAgtgaaaaatgagataaaaatCCCAAATGTTCTGTGGAAAATGAAACGATTGAAACACTTATTTCTTAGTTTCAAACACTCTACAATGGATGAAGGGGGCAAACTGCAGTTACATGGGTTAAGCGAGTTGGAGACCCTCTGGGCATTAGATAGTAAGACGGATGAAATTGCTGATCTTTTGCACCTCGAGAATCTTCGGATACTCTATGCAAAAGTAAATGATGATGAAAGCCTTCAAATTTTGATGAATCGGATCAGCCTGAACTGTCCAAACTTGAGGGAGTTAGACCTTTTCATAGGTGACTGCAATTTTATTAGTTCAGAACAAGGGCATGTTCTTTTGGAGGAGGTGCTTCTTTGTAAATGCCTTCAAAGTTTGTACTTTGAAGCACAATTGAACCAGTTTCCAAAATATGACCAGCCATTCCTACAAAGCCTTGTTGCATTACGCTTGACAGACAATTATATGGAAGAAGATCCAATGGAAACACTAGCGCAGCTTCCTCAGCTGCAATCCCTCACACTGGGTTATAAATCCTATATGGGTGATTTCTTGATTTGCCATGAGTCTGGTTTTCCACAACTTGGGTCTCTAATTCTTTGTAGGCTACCCAACTTAGAATACTGGCGGCTGGATGAAGGATGTATGCCCAATCTTTCTCATCTGGAGATTTGGTACTGTGAATTACTAGCTATGATTCCACATGGACTAAGGTCTGCTCTAGGCCTCAAAGAGCTAGTGATTGGTGGTATGCCTAACGAATTTTGTGACAGGGTCAAGGTGGTAGATGGCCAAGAAGGAGCAGATTTCTACAAAATCCAACATGTTCCTTCAATTTCTATCCACTACGATCAGTGAAGTAGCAGCAGGCTGTCAGGTAACAAGTTTCACGAATAGTTGTTTTACCAAGAAACATTAATGTGGTACGGAATAGTTGCAATCTGTTTAAAATTGCTCTTGATCGAGTACAAAGATGGTTGGTCCTAGTC
It contains:
- the LOC113765863 gene encoding putative disease resistance protein At1g50180, with amino-acid sequence MAGAIVSLVLQTLGNMLKDEARFLSGVTDQVEEVRRELKRMLCFLKDADARNCKDETIRNWLREIRSLAYRIEDLVETFAIEVASRRSSGHRGVKKVLKRVSGTFAEIRSLHNIGVEITKVKSDLSSLTASLQMYDVRAIGEAESSSAANDDRKFQQWIRQTYAHEVEDYFVGMEDDIANLVSLVIDDDKRHRVISIWGMGGLGKTTLARKVYKHIAVQRSFERFAWTCVTQEGQMKAILQDLLMQLHPQKQEDVKFMGHRQLVQQLHQVQIEKKCLVVLDDIWKVDDWKSLLAAFPVVERDIKVLLTTRNRNVAKKGCLYELKCLNEMEGWELLQKIAFARKRADLKIERNLQDVGIEMVSKCGGLPLAITVLGGILKDKNSFREWQMVNRYIGSYLSKVEDDEERDGGSIARVLSLSYNELPHHLKLCFLYLGNFKEDEDIRPQHLYLLWMAEGMVLKEHQRSGETLMEVAQRYLSELGRRSMVQLKLHESSMSRKFVSCRLHDMMRDLCLQKGREEEFVRVVDFQGVQPQPLLHSYSLTNNAHRLVIHAQNEEDGAATVSSALEDCQQLRSLFCLKAVAGFWEPQMLWPQGVVLKNFKSLRVLKFEGFDFDGKKLPIQLPNLVHLRLLSLKFCKLDELPSAVADLPLLQTLDLEVKNEIKIPNVLWKMKRLKHLFLSFKHSTMDEGGKLQLHGLSELETLWALDSKTDEIADLLHLENLRILYAKVNDDESLQILMNRISLNCPNLRELDLFIGDCNFISSEQGHVLLEEVLLCKCLQSLYFEAQLNQFPKYDQPFLQSLVALRLTDNYMEEDPMETLAQLPQLQSLTLGYKSYMGDFLICHESGFPQLGSLILCRLPNLEYWRLDEGCMPNLSHLEIWYCELLAMIPHGLRSALGLKELVIGGMPNEFCDRVKVVDGQEGADFYKIQHVPSISIHYDQ